The Plasmodium cynomolgi strain B DNA, chromosome 13, whole genome shotgun sequence DNA segment ATCCTCTTCTTCATCAGAGCTTAACACTTCCACTCCTTCCTTGTTGTAACAGTCTATGATTTTAATATCCGGTAGGAAGgtaaataattcttttcgATAGTTGGGGTCATCTGCAAATGGGTTAAACTGTACACCTAAACGACTTaagttttttaaatcctTCAAGACTTCGAagtcttttatatttttaaaatggttcCCTCCAATCTCTAGTGTCTTTATATTGGGGAAGGTCTCCACAATGTACTTCAACACATCTACTGTGCTTAGGTGGTTGTCCGTTAACTCTAACACATTAAGGGTATCCATTTTTGGTAGATTCTCCAAGGTTTGTATTCCTGTTTGATTCAGACTTAGTCTTTCTAGATGAGTAAATTTGTTTAGCAACTCTACGTCTTCGCTTTTTATTgcactaaatttttttccgtctAGGATTAGCTCCGTCAGGTTCTCATATGCATTTTCGTTCGTCGCCTCCTTTCCATCAGCagagttttcctttttccatttctcgATGCGTTCTTTAATGGCCTTTTCCATGGTTCGACAGGGGTGAGAGAGAGGGGGTCGTAATCGTGGATAGCGGAGTTGGGGTGAGGAAAAACCAGTgctgcacaaaaaaggaaggagcgGTGCGGGAATACGTGAGTGGATCTCCCTTcgtggtggaaaaaaaaggcgcaaggGGTACGACGCCACTGATGAATTTCGCACATGCGCGTATGAGCACACATAtggtatgtacatattatgcACATATTATGCACATactatgcacatatatatgaatgtatatatataatgtacatatatatgcatatgtatgcacgcaTGCACCCATCTTGTCACTCGAACTGTCCGAAAAACTCTCTCAAAAAAACGGTCACGCGGAGGGCACAGTTTGCAAGGGGGGACTAAAGTGGGGTACTTAACATGCGTATGGAGCGGTGTTTGCACATTCGCATTTCGTGGTGCACACATGTTCGTTTGGGATTCTATTTCCACACAACCGTTTTAATGCTCGCTCGGAGCAAACAGAAGGGCACATCTAACATTATGAACAATCTCGTCCAAGCGGTGAGCACTTCCTATGCCGAGTCCAGCTTGGACGGAACACACGCTTGGGCATTTTACCAAACGGAACGAAATGCAAGTACATGGACACATGCAAGCGGCACATCTTCGCAAGACGACTAGTACACACAAACCACATCTGCGCGCCATGCGATCAAACAAGCAGAGcctcttttttaaaactgcACACTACTTAACACACGTGAACGACGTGGCCTCCTAATGACACAAATGATTAATCACGGGGGACAACGCTATGAGATGCAAAACACGGGCATGAACATACGTCACTTTTTGTACTTTCCCACATTTCGGCTTCCCTGTGCCTGTTCACGCCACTTGGGTAAAGAATACCGGTGGTGTTTCTTATCCAGTCATTTCTCTTTACGAGAGAAAATAATACGCTCATACACACATGGGAATGTATTGTGCTGCTAATGTGTGTACGAGTGTGAGTAGCGAGTAGCAGGCATGGGGGTATTTGCCACGTAGTAGGGTACCCATCCATGCAGAGGGGTAATTCGCGCAGGGATGCCCGGGAGGCGTAGAAAACGCGTCACAAGCGAAAGTATTCAGGCATATAATACCTACACAAATgaacatatatgtgcatacatacacgtaCATGCTTACATATACGCATCTGCGCAATCTGCGCTGCTTACGTGTTATTGCTGTAGCCctggagaaggggaaagtgAGACTGGCGAGCTCCTTGGAAGGGGGTTCTCTCCTTTACGTAATGACTGTAGTactttgtattttattaagCTTTAAACTTAGCAAGCAATAAATTATTCAGTtctgtgaaaataaaatgtgatGTATGTAGGTATATCATTCAATAAAGCCGAatgaagagggaa contains these protein-coding regions:
- a CDS encoding hypothetical protein (putative), whose amino-acid sequence is MEKAIKERIEKWKKENSADGKEATNENAYENLTELILDGKKFSAIKSEDVELLNKFTHLERLSLNQTGIQTLENLPKMDTLNVLELTDNHLSTVDVLKYIVETFPNIKTLEIGGNHFKNIKDFEVLKDLKNLSRLGVQFNPFADDPNYRKELFTFLPDIKIIDCYNKEGVEVLSSDEEEDEEYEEDNTLKNFYEADFKEEDEEEDEEFVPNDNEDEEDDELDDDLEEEELDDLGKEDLDKEDLDVETKDTENPQKEEKTNKRKQNAVETTNETDVKKTKVE